The following proteins are encoded in a genomic region of Leifsonia psychrotolerans:
- a CDS encoding Ig-like domain-containing protein, with the protein MQKPARPPFQQVPRRRSAGQSVIAIAVALALLISGVGPWGGMRNLFQPDAAQADTPASATDMTKVPHYFGPYPNWANSPQTLADAMVKISVGTPTPVLFGNALTKRMYATDYAKPTGELGPVLVVLDHTKLPDGTLNDFQSWNQGIAGASPTTSAGNLFHALVLRPTGTAGEYTVVYASDQLTVPTPAADTGEVTTYSVPAVHVQKNDVIGFYGQGIPVDTDIPANGDTLSTPATGDTTLATNVAPATDSTITLGASNYPNFSHDRTYSFGANVTPTVTDPSTGAEATASVDPKTGAISGVTVTSPGAGYAVPPKVEILTAGITPTTVAQATAKIATGVITLIDVNETGYGFTAPTVTLTGGNPSAGSAAHALASGAVDNLTLTDGGKGYPAQPLLTISKPDLVGGEQATGSATMDANGVVTGVEIANAGSGYTSAPTVTLADASKTAPELAAKVEATIGITRIDVTDGGAGYDSAPTVTIADTVGTADKGASATAKVAVKGSVTDIVVTTPGAGYLTPGIKKFVDTLPGQGEANANDLGQYIPVAVPDTTTYPGTDYYEIAVVQYRMKFHRDLPATLLRGYVQLSTSVVPGKKVALGNANLDPALADSPISFTGVDKPHYLGPTILATKNKPVRVLFRNLLPTGVDGDLFLPVDTSVMGAGAGPDMMTLNPATNIPEDMAQDEGSVLDGVRNPMCGEALKPTTCYSENRATLHLHGGITPWISDGTPHQWVTPTGENTAYPKGVSVSNVPDMPDPGPGAETFFYTNQQSARMMFYHDHSWGITRLNVYAGEEAGYMITDETEQKLMAPGGALDGLGMGIPLTIQDKTFVPSATRMAQLDPTWDAKKWGGEGNLWQPHVYMPAQNPGDPSGMSAFGRWFYGPWFWPPAKDAKYPPMANPYFDPNCDPNVADFCEPALVPSTPNNSVGMEAFHDTPVVNGTAYPTTTMDPKSYRFRILNGSDDRFWNLSWYVADPATGTEVALKASELALAQTDPVVMPTPDTTKSPKGPDWIQIGNEGGFLPTPAVVPAHETTFITDATRFDVGNVDQHSLLLAPAERADVIVDFSAYRGKTLILYNDAPAAFPGRIPGYDYYTGGPDMSPAGAPTTLPGYGPDTRSVMQVKVSNAAPALAFDRPNTTADQMGKLMAAFDHHTDAAGNPAGVFESSQNPIVVGQSAYNQAYGTNFVRNGYCNAAVTPAATCDGFARIAEQGGEQFKFDTLSGNQLSIPIEGKSVHDEMNAANFDEWGRMSGNIGLEAPGATPLLQNIILYPYVNPVTEKLDGTKGTNSLKVTPISTNADGTQIWKITHNGVDTHPLHFHLNDVQLLNRVTWDNIIIPPEPTEIGWKDTVRVSPLEDTIVAVRPILPKLPFAIPDSNRPLNPMMPLGAKGSTTGPNGYEAGFNNTDTNGNPIDPISNVMTNFGWEYVWHCHILSHEEMDMMRPISVSAPRTLADASVVSFTRPASDVLLSWTDGTPVAITDPTTWGNAKNEIGYKIERAPLTNGTAGTYAQIATTLANVTTYTDKTAGAGQYAYRVTAWNAAGNTVSAPVLTATTVATVPKATNQNPSSGVTNVATNVRPTVTFNEAVTGVSNTTFTLKQGTTAVASAVTYNAGTRTATLTPSSALNADKTYTLSLTTAIKSVSGGSLAATSWTFITGPAPRVTNTNPAAGATGVGRGTTTTRTPLRATFSEAVTGLPTTAASTSNFTLKLGTATIASKVTYNASTRVATLTPDAPLVSDRRYTLSLSNRVKDVAGNPLPATTWTFVTGPAPVVTARTPAVNATRVSRTANITATFSEAVTGLPSRAAMSGNFTIKRTSNGSLFTSVVSYSSTTKVATLNPTGTLLANTQYTVSLSSGIKDAAGNPLAPVTWTFTTGT; encoded by the coding sequence ATGCAAAAACCTGCCCGCCCACCCTTCCAGCAGGTCCCAAGGCGTCGCTCTGCCGGGCAGTCCGTCATCGCGATCGCCGTTGCGTTGGCGCTGCTGATCAGCGGCGTTGGCCCCTGGGGAGGGATGCGCAACCTCTTCCAACCCGATGCGGCCCAGGCCGATACCCCGGCGAGCGCCACAGACATGACGAAGGTGCCACACTACTTCGGCCCGTACCCCAACTGGGCGAACAGCCCGCAGACGTTGGCGGACGCGATGGTGAAGATCAGCGTCGGAACTCCGACACCGGTTCTCTTCGGCAACGCGCTGACCAAGCGCATGTACGCGACTGACTACGCGAAGCCGACTGGCGAGTTGGGTCCGGTGCTGGTCGTGCTCGACCACACCAAGCTGCCCGACGGCACCCTCAACGACTTCCAGAGCTGGAACCAGGGCATCGCCGGAGCGAGCCCGACCACCTCCGCGGGGAACCTCTTCCACGCGCTGGTGCTGCGTCCCACCGGCACCGCGGGGGAGTACACGGTCGTCTACGCCAGTGACCAGTTGACGGTGCCGACGCCGGCTGCGGACACCGGAGAGGTCACGACCTATTCAGTCCCCGCGGTGCACGTGCAGAAGAACGACGTGATCGGCTTCTACGGCCAGGGGATTCCGGTAGACACGGATATCCCGGCCAACGGCGATACTTTGAGCACGCCGGCGACCGGTGACACGACGCTGGCCACCAACGTCGCCCCCGCCACGGACAGCACGATCACGCTCGGCGCCTCGAACTACCCGAACTTCTCTCACGACCGCACCTACTCGTTTGGTGCCAACGTCACGCCGACGGTCACCGACCCGAGCACGGGCGCGGAGGCTACGGCCTCGGTCGATCCGAAGACGGGCGCCATCTCCGGTGTCACGGTAACCAGCCCGGGGGCCGGCTACGCGGTTCCGCCCAAAGTGGAGATCCTGACGGCTGGAATCACGCCGACCACGGTGGCTCAGGCCACCGCCAAGATCGCCACTGGCGTCATTACTCTCATTGACGTCAACGAGACCGGGTACGGGTTCACCGCGCCGACGGTGACTCTGACCGGCGGAAACCCCTCTGCGGGCTCCGCGGCGCATGCGTTGGCCAGCGGGGCAGTCGATAACCTGACGCTGACCGACGGCGGAAAGGGGTATCCGGCCCAGCCGCTACTGACCATCTCCAAGCCTGACCTGGTCGGCGGCGAGCAGGCAACCGGCAGTGCGACGATGGATGCCAACGGCGTGGTCACCGGCGTCGAGATTGCGAACGCGGGCAGCGGGTACACCTCCGCCCCGACCGTCACCCTCGCCGACGCCAGCAAGACCGCTCCCGAACTGGCGGCCAAAGTCGAGGCAACCATCGGTATCACCCGCATCGACGTCACTGATGGTGGTGCGGGCTACGATTCCGCACCAACCGTGACGATCGCCGACACCGTGGGCACAGCTGACAAGGGTGCCAGTGCCACCGCCAAGGTCGCGGTCAAGGGTTCGGTCACTGACATTGTGGTCACCACCCCCGGGGCGGGCTATCTGACCCCCGGGATCAAGAAGTTTGTTGACACCCTTCCAGGGCAGGGAGAAGCCAACGCTAATGACCTCGGCCAGTACATCCCGGTCGCGGTGCCCGACACCACGACCTACCCCGGAACCGACTACTACGAGATCGCGGTCGTGCAGTACCGGATGAAGTTCCACCGCGACTTGCCGGCCACGTTGCTCCGCGGGTACGTTCAGCTCTCGACCAGCGTCGTCCCCGGCAAGAAGGTCGCCCTGGGCAACGCCAACCTCGACCCAGCCCTCGCCGACAGCCCGATCAGCTTCACCGGAGTGGATAAGCCGCACTATCTCGGCCCGACGATCCTCGCCACGAAGAACAAGCCTGTTCGTGTCCTGTTCCGTAACCTGTTGCCTACTGGCGTTGATGGAGATCTGTTTCTCCCGGTCGACACCTCGGTGATGGGTGCGGGTGCCGGACCGGACATGATGACGCTCAACCCTGCCACGAACATCCCCGAGGACATGGCACAGGACGAGGGGAGTGTCCTCGACGGTGTGCGCAACCCGATGTGCGGGGAAGCGCTGAAGCCGACCACGTGCTACTCGGAGAACCGTGCCACTTTGCACCTCCACGGCGGCATTACCCCGTGGATCAGCGATGGGACACCGCACCAGTGGGTCACCCCCACGGGTGAGAACACGGCATACCCGAAGGGCGTCAGTGTCAGCAACGTCCCGGACATGCCCGACCCCGGCCCCGGTGCGGAGACCTTCTTCTACACCAATCAGCAAAGTGCGCGGATGATGTTCTACCACGACCACTCATGGGGTATCACTCGGCTCAATGTGTATGCCGGCGAGGAAGCGGGATACATGATCACCGACGAGACAGAGCAGAAGCTGATGGCTCCGGGTGGTGCTCTCGACGGTCTCGGCATGGGGATCCCGCTCACCATCCAGGACAAGACTTTTGTGCCAAGCGCGACGCGGATGGCTCAGCTCGACCCGACCTGGGACGCGAAGAAGTGGGGTGGGGAGGGTAACCTCTGGCAGCCACACGTCTACATGCCTGCGCAAAACCCGGGCGACCCCAGCGGGATGAGCGCCTTCGGGCGCTGGTTCTACGGCCCGTGGTTCTGGCCGCCGGCCAAGGACGCCAAGTACCCGCCCATGGCCAACCCCTACTTCGATCCCAACTGCGACCCGAATGTGGCTGACTTCTGTGAGCCGGCCCTAGTCCCGTCGACGCCCAACAACTCGGTGGGAATGGAGGCCTTCCACGACACGCCTGTGGTGAACGGCACCGCCTACCCCACGACGACCATGGATCCAAAGTCCTATCGGTTCCGAATCCTCAACGGCTCCGACGACCGGTTCTGGAACCTTTCCTGGTATGTCGCCGACCCGGCAACCGGCACGGAGGTCGCGTTGAAGGCCAGCGAGCTCGCACTGGCACAGACGGACCCGGTCGTCATGCCGACGCCGGACACCACGAAGAGCCCCAAGGGCCCAGACTGGATCCAGATTGGCAACGAGGGCGGCTTCCTGCCGACCCCAGCCGTGGTCCCCGCCCACGAGACCACATTCATCACCGACGCAACCCGGTTCGATGTCGGCAACGTCGACCAGCACTCTTTGCTGCTCGCTCCAGCCGAACGGGCCGACGTCATCGTCGACTTCTCCGCTTACCGGGGGAAGACGCTGATTCTCTATAACGACGCACCAGCGGCGTTCCCTGGCCGGATCCCCGGTTACGACTATTACACCGGTGGACCAGACATGTCCCCAGCTGGCGCTCCGACAACCTTGCCCGGCTACGGACCTGACACCCGCTCCGTCATGCAGGTCAAGGTGTCGAACGCGGCGCCCGCGCTGGCTTTCGACCGCCCGAACACCACGGCTGACCAGATGGGTAAGCTGATGGCCGCGTTCGACCACCACACCGACGCGGCCGGCAATCCCGCCGGGGTCTTTGAGTCCAGCCAGAATCCAATCGTGGTCGGCCAGTCGGCGTACAACCAGGCCTATGGGACGAACTTCGTCCGCAATGGCTACTGCAACGCGGCCGTCACCCCGGCCGCCACGTGCGACGGCTTCGCCCGTATCGCTGAGCAGGGAGGAGAGCAGTTCAAGTTCGACACTCTGTCGGGCAACCAGCTCAGCATCCCTATCGAGGGCAAGAGCGTCCACGATGAGATGAATGCCGCGAACTTCGATGAGTGGGGCCGCATGAGCGGCAACATCGGGTTGGAGGCGCCAGGGGCAACACCGCTTCTGCAAAACATCATTCTCTACCCGTACGTCAACCCGGTCACGGAGAAATTGGACGGAACAAAGGGGACCAACAGCCTCAAAGTAACCCCGATATCCACCAACGCCGACGGCACCCAGATCTGGAAAATCACACACAATGGTGTGGACACGCACCCGCTGCACTTCCACCTCAACGACGTCCAGTTGCTGAACAGAGTCACCTGGGACAACATCATCATTCCTCCTGAACCGACAGAAATTGGCTGGAAGGACACAGTGCGGGTCAGTCCGCTGGAGGACACCATCGTGGCGGTCCGGCCCATCCTGCCAAAACTCCCGTTTGCCATCCCGGATAGCAACCGGCCGCTGAACCCGATGATGCCGCTGGGTGCCAAGGGCTCGACGACCGGCCCGAACGGATACGAAGCAGGGTTCAACAACACCGATACCAACGGGAATCCGATCGATCCAATCAGCAACGTCATGACCAACTTCGGCTGGGAATATGTGTGGCACTGCCACATCCTCAGCCATGAGGAGATGGACATGATGCGGCCTATCTCGGTCAGCGCGCCTCGCACCCTGGCGGATGCCTCAGTCGTGAGTTTCACCCGACCCGCGAGTGACGTACTGCTGAGTTGGACGGACGGGACCCCGGTGGCAATAACTGATCCCACTACCTGGGGAAATGCGAAGAACGAGATCGGATACAAGATTGAGCGTGCGCCACTAACCAATGGCACGGCTGGTACGTACGCCCAGATTGCCACCACGCTGGCGAACGTCACGACCTACACCGACAAGACCGCCGGTGCCGGACAATACGCATACCGGGTGACAGCCTGGAATGCGGCCGGAAACACGGTGTCCGCGCCTGTGCTCACTGCCACCACCGTTGCCACGGTGCCGAAGGCTACCAACCAGAACCCCTCATCCGGGGTGACAAATGTGGCGACCAATGTTCGGCCGACCGTCACCTTCAACGAGGCCGTCACCGGCGTTAGCAACACCACGTTCACGCTGAAGCAGGGCACCACGGCCGTTGCGTCCGCGGTGACGTACAACGCGGGGACGCGAACGGCTACGCTCACCCCGTCGTCGGCACTGAACGCTGACAAGACGTACACACTCTCGTTGACCACGGCTATCAAGAGCGTGTCAGGTGGCTCGCTGGCAGCGACGAGTTGGACCTTCATCACCGGTCCTGCCCCGAGGGTCACCAACACCAATCCGGCGGCCGGCGCCACCGGCGTCGGTCGGGGAACCACCACCACGCGAACCCCGTTGAGAGCAACATTCAGCGAAGCCGTGACCGGGCTCCCGACCACCGCCGCCAGTACCTCCAACTTCACGTTGAAGCTGGGGACGGCGACCATCGCCTCGAAGGTGACGTACAACGCCTCCACCCGGGTCGCCACCCTGACCCCGGATGCCCCGTTGGTCAGTGACCGCAGGTACACACTGTCCCTGAGCAACAGAGTCAAGGACGTGGCAGGCAACCCGCTCCCCGCCACGACGTGGACGTTCGTCACCGGCCCCGCCCCGGTCGTCACGGCTCGAACCCCGGCGGTCAACGCCACTCGGGTCAGCCGCACGGCGAACATCACCGCAACCTTCAGCGAGGCTGTCACTGGCCTGCCGAGCAGGGCTGCGATGAGTGGGAACTTCACCATCAAGCGCACGTCGAACGGTTCACTCTTCACCTCGGTCGTCAGCTACTCGAGCACGACGAAAGTGGCAACGCTCAACCCGACCGGCACGCTGTTGGCCAACACCCAATACACCGTCTCCCTCAGTAGCGGGATCAAGGACGCCGCTGGCAATCCGCTGGCTCCCGTCACGTGGACCTTCACAACGGGCACCTAG
- a CDS encoding alkaline phosphatase family protein, which translates to MDENQPPSSAPKDLPDATRRTFLKRLGIGVAGAATLGAAGVAIGSAVTGPRKPLTFEDEESDPTKAFDHVVVVMFENRSFDNVLGWLYKPTEVPAGSSFDGLHQGSYSNPIPGTAETIAAHVYSGSTDVVMSSPIPDPGEAYSHVNTQIFGTVDPESNRDLHKNGLSAPYNAPSPGQKPTMSGFVEDYIINYEALAKGARTPTKAEFSLAMGGFSPEMLPVFSALAKEFAVFDHWFGAVPSQTYCNRSFFHASTSNGFVTNRGNGGYEKWFDPQRSAAPTIFNRLTDEGLDWRVYYDKAQLISLTGMMHATATQKYWKTNFRTMEQFYLDVAEGNLPAYSFVEPRMVFNHNDMHPPYGELQVGNNGESGVVVNAAVSDVRAGDKLLHELYTALRTSNSSMGSHALNTAMLVTFDEHGGTYDHVPPPAATPPGTGEKGEMGFAFDRLGPRVPAILISAYTARNTIINTTKHHGSLISTLTRQHGLMPLTHRDEEGSDMFDAINLTTARPLVEWPITHAAYVPADIDGELDPRAEQNKAKKLSNPAQGLLGMLITKFGDPAAPVPDSYEDAYAALTELGQGLFGTVDP; encoded by the coding sequence ATGGACGAAAACCAGCCACCGTCCTCCGCGCCGAAGGACCTGCCCGATGCCACACGTCGAACGTTTCTGAAGCGACTGGGGATTGGTGTCGCCGGTGCCGCGACGCTGGGTGCGGCCGGGGTCGCTATCGGGTCTGCCGTCACCGGCCCGCGAAAGCCACTCACGTTCGAGGATGAGGAATCTGACCCGACGAAGGCGTTCGACCACGTGGTGGTGGTCATGTTCGAGAACAGGTCCTTCGATAACGTGCTGGGGTGGCTGTACAAGCCCACCGAGGTTCCCGCAGGATCATCGTTCGATGGTTTGCACCAGGGCTCGTATTCCAACCCGATCCCGGGCACGGCCGAGACGATCGCCGCGCACGTGTATTCGGGGTCGACGGATGTGGTGATGTCGAGTCCGATCCCTGACCCGGGCGAAGCGTACTCGCACGTGAACACGCAAATCTTCGGCACGGTCGATCCTGAATCGAACAGGGATCTGCATAAGAACGGGTTGAGCGCACCTTACAACGCGCCGTCACCGGGACAGAAGCCGACGATGTCGGGATTCGTCGAGGATTACATCATCAACTACGAGGCCCTCGCGAAAGGCGCACGGACGCCGACCAAAGCGGAATTTTCGCTGGCGATGGGCGGGTTCTCGCCCGAGATGCTCCCGGTGTTCTCGGCACTCGCCAAAGAGTTCGCCGTGTTCGACCATTGGTTCGGGGCAGTGCCGTCGCAGACATACTGCAACCGTTCGTTCTTTCACGCGTCCACCTCCAACGGGTTCGTCACCAATCGTGGCAACGGGGGGTATGAAAAATGGTTCGACCCGCAGCGTTCCGCCGCACCGACTATCTTCAACCGGCTCACGGACGAGGGGCTGGACTGGCGGGTGTACTACGACAAGGCACAGCTGATTTCGCTGACCGGGATGATGCATGCCACTGCCACCCAGAAATACTGGAAGACGAACTTCCGCACGATGGAGCAGTTCTACCTCGATGTCGCCGAGGGGAATCTTCCGGCGTATTCATTCGTCGAGCCGAGGATGGTCTTCAACCACAACGACATGCACCCACCCTACGGCGAACTCCAGGTAGGGAACAACGGGGAGAGCGGTGTCGTCGTCAATGCGGCGGTGTCCGATGTGCGTGCCGGTGACAAGCTCCTCCACGAGCTCTACACAGCCCTGCGCACGTCCAACAGCAGCATGGGTTCACATGCGCTGAACACTGCCATGCTGGTCACCTTTGATGAGCACGGCGGCACCTATGACCATGTGCCCCCACCGGCTGCGACGCCGCCGGGAACGGGGGAGAAGGGCGAGATGGGCTTCGCGTTCGACCGTCTTGGACCTCGGGTCCCCGCCATCCTGATTTCCGCATATACCGCGCGGAACACCATCATCAATACGACGAAGCACCACGGGTCGCTCATCAGCACCCTCACCCGACAGCACGGCCTGATGCCCCTCACTCACCGGGATGAGGAGGGATCGGACATGTTCGATGCCATCAACCTCACGACGGCTCGCCCTCTGGTCGAGTGGCCGATTACCCACGCGGCGTACGTTCCGGCGGATATCGACGGGGAGCTTGACCCGAGAGCCGAACAGAACAAGGCGAAGAAGCTCAGCAATCCGGCTCAGGGCTTGCTCGGGATGCTGATCACCAAATTCGGCGACCCCGCAGCTCCGGTCCCCGACAGTTACGAAGATGCGTACGCGGCGTTGACCGAGCTGGGACAGGGCCTGTTCGGCACAGTCGATCCGTAG